From Pseudomonadota bacterium:
CGCCCCGAACCGGTGCGGTAGAATTTGTAGCGGAGGGGGTTTTTCCGGTAATAGTCCTGGTGGTACTCTTCGGCCGGGAAAAATGGCTGCACGGGCAGGATCGGGGTCACCACCGGTTTGTCAAACACTCCGCTCCGGTCTGTTTCCGCCTTTGATTTCTCGGCGAGTGTTTTCTGGTTCTCATCATAATAAAAGATCGCGGTGGTGTAGGAATGCCCCCGGTCGGCAAACTGGCCGCCGCTGTCGGTGGGGTCGACCTGCTTCCAGTAGACCTCGAGAAGTTTGTCGAAACCGATCACCGCGGGGTCGAAGATGATCTGGATCACTTCGAGGTGACCGCCCCGGGCGTAGTTTTCATAGTTGGGCTTCTCCGTAGAACCGCCGCTGTATCCGGCAGTGACGGAAATGACCCCATCCAGCTTTGCAAAAGGTTTCTCCATGCACCAGAAACAGCCGCCGGCAAAGATCGCTTTCCGGTATCTGTCGGGACTGGTTGTCCCGGCAAAGGCCTTGTCGGCTGCAAAGAGGAGCGGCAGAAAGAGCAGGCCTGCTAAAAGCATTGTTGCGATTGTGCTTGTCATAAATTCACCATGATTGGTAGAGGGTTGTTTTTACAATAATCATTCTCGATAGATTGTAAATTGTTGTCGTGAAAAGCGCGTGCAAGCTACTCATTCTGTTTTTCGCAGGTTGATTTGGGTGAAATATCATGACTGAACTGTTATAA
This genomic window contains:
- the msrA gene encoding peptide-methionine (S)-S-oxide reductase MsrA gives rise to the protein MLLAGLLFLPLLFAADKAFAGTTSPDRYRKAIFAGGCFWCMEKPFAKLDGVISVTAGYSGGSTEKPNYENYARGGHLEVIQIIFDPAVIGFDKLLEVYWKQVDPTDSGGQFADRGHSYTTAIFYYDENQKTLAEKSKAETDRSGVFDKPVVTPILPVQPFFPAEEYHQDYYRKNPLRYKFYRTGSGR